A genome region from Nocardioides cynanchi includes the following:
- a CDS encoding thymidylate synthase: protein MQAYLDLLQRILDTGVEKSDRTGTGTLSVFGHQMRFDLAEGFPLVTTKKVHTRSVFAELLWFLRGDTNVKWLQDRGVTIWDEWADTDGDLGPIYGYQWRSWPAPDGRHIDQIALLLDQLRSNPDSRRHIVSAWNVADIPQMALAPCHTMFQFYVAPSDDGPGRLSCQLYQRSADVFLGVPFNIASYALLTHMVAQVTGLGVGDFVHTLGDAHLYSNHLDQARLQLTREPRALPTLWLDPSVTELDAFDLEHIAVEGYDPHPGIKAPIAV, encoded by the coding sequence ATGCAGGCGTACCTCGACCTCCTCCAGCGCATCCTCGACACCGGAGTCGAGAAGTCCGACCGCACCGGCACCGGCACGCTCAGCGTGTTCGGCCACCAGATGCGCTTCGACCTGGCCGAGGGCTTCCCGCTGGTCACCACCAAGAAGGTGCACACCCGGTCGGTCTTCGCCGAGCTGCTGTGGTTCCTCCGCGGCGACACCAACGTGAAGTGGCTCCAGGACCGCGGCGTCACCATCTGGGACGAGTGGGCCGACACCGACGGTGACCTCGGGCCGATCTACGGCTACCAGTGGCGCTCGTGGCCGGCGCCGGACGGCCGGCACATCGACCAGATCGCCCTGCTCCTCGACCAGCTCCGCAGCAACCCCGACAGCCGTCGACACATCGTCTCCGCGTGGAACGTCGCCGACATCCCGCAGATGGCGCTGGCGCCGTGCCACACGATGTTCCAGTTCTACGTCGCTCCGTCCGACGACGGGCCGGGTCGGCTCAGCTGCCAGCTCTACCAGCGCTCCGCCGACGTCTTCCTCGGCGTCCCGTTCAACATCGCGTCGTACGCCCTGCTCACCCACATGGTCGCCCAGGTGACCGGGCTGGGGGTCGGCGACTTCGTGCACACGCTGGGCGACGCCCATCTCTACTCCAACCACCTCGACCAGGCCCGGCTCCAGCTGACGCGTGAGCCGCGAGCCCTGCCGACCCTCTGGCTCGACCCGTCGGTGACCGAGCTCGACGCGTTCGACCTCGAGCACATCGCGGTCGAGGGCTACGACCCCCACCCGGGCATCAAGGCCCCCATTGCCGTCTGA
- a CDS encoding dihydrofolate reductase, translating into MPSDDSAVGRSRDRLTLVAAYADNRVIGDRGTIPWRIPEDFAHFKATTMGGTLVMGRATYDSIGRPLPGRTTIVVTRNPAWSAGGVLVAHSLDEALALAAEQPGETYVVGGTQVYEQALPRATHQVLTEVHRSPEGDAHYPEFDVAEWVETRREARDGFDWVWWERKAR; encoded by the coding sequence TTGCCGTCTGACGACTCGGCGGTCGGGCGGAGTCGGGACCGGCTCACCCTGGTCGCGGCGTACGCAGACAACCGCGTGATCGGCGACCGCGGCACCATCCCATGGCGTATCCCCGAGGACTTCGCCCACTTCAAGGCGACCACCATGGGCGGCACCCTGGTGATGGGCCGCGCGACCTACGACTCGATCGGGCGACCCCTCCCCGGCCGGACCACGATCGTGGTCACCCGCAACCCCGCGTGGTCGGCCGGGGGCGTGCTCGTCGCGCACTCGCTCGACGAGGCGCTGGCCCTGGCGGCGGAGCAGCCGGGGGAGACCTACGTCGTGGGCGGCACCCAGGTCTACGAACAGGCGCTGCCACGGGCCACCCATCAGGTGCTCACCGAGGTGCACCGATCGCCCGAGGGCGACGCGCACTACCCGGAGTTCGACGTCGCCGAGTGGGTCGAGACCCGTCGCGAGGCCCGAGACGGTTTCGACTGGGTCTGGTGGGAGCGGAAAGCCCGGTGA
- a CDS encoding GntR family transcriptional regulator has protein sequence MITIDASNGDPPYEQIRTQIARQVAEGELPPGAKLPTVRALAATLGIAPNTVARAYRELEHAGVVTTRGRAGTVVNGDGSDRASKAAARSYADAMRALGVGQDEALDLVRRAFDRPVTS, from the coding sequence GTGATCACCATCGACGCGAGCAACGGTGACCCGCCGTACGAGCAGATCCGCACCCAGATCGCGCGGCAGGTGGCTGAGGGCGAGCTCCCGCCCGGCGCGAAGCTGCCCACGGTGCGGGCGCTCGCCGCCACGCTCGGCATCGCGCCCAACACGGTGGCTCGCGCCTACCGGGAGCTCGAGCACGCGGGCGTGGTCACGACCAGGGGCCGGGCGGGCACGGTGGTGAACGGCGACGGCTCCGACCGCGCTTCCAAGGCTGCGGCCCGCTCCTACGCCGACGCGATGCGGGCGCTCGGCGTCGGGCAGGATGAGGCCCTCGACCTGGTCCGACGCGCGTTCGATCGGCCGGTCACCAGCTGA
- a CDS encoding pseudouridine-5'-phosphate glycosidase, which produces MHVHDEVSEALAAGRPVVALESTIISHGLPRPDNARLAREFEQAVRDGGAVPATIAVIDGEAHIGLDDAALDRLANDDTTVKVSVRELATIAARGGVGTTTVASTAHLAAAAGITVFATGGLGGVHRGAQDTFDESADLTTLAHTGVLVVCAGVKSILDVGATLERLETLGVGVLGYRTDRFPGFYLADSGHDIGWRVEWPDEVASILAARERVATSHLGLVLANPITPDDELDRTLHDRLLGEGLAAADRDGIHGKDVTPYLLDFFHRESGGESLRANVALVRSNARLAAEVAAAYAASRRS; this is translated from the coding sequence GTGCACGTGCACGACGAGGTCAGCGAGGCACTCGCCGCCGGACGGCCGGTGGTGGCGCTGGAGAGCACGATCATCAGCCATGGGCTCCCGCGCCCCGACAATGCCCGGCTGGCGCGCGAGTTCGAGCAGGCGGTGCGCGACGGCGGCGCCGTCCCGGCCACGATCGCGGTGATCGACGGCGAGGCGCACATCGGCCTGGACGACGCCGCGCTCGACCGGCTCGCCAACGACGACACGACGGTCAAGGTCAGCGTCCGCGAGCTGGCCACGATCGCGGCCCGCGGCGGAGTGGGCACCACCACCGTGGCGTCGACCGCCCACCTCGCGGCAGCGGCGGGGATCACGGTCTTCGCCACCGGTGGTCTCGGCGGTGTGCACCGCGGCGCCCAGGACACCTTCGACGAGTCCGCCGACCTGACCACGCTGGCCCACACCGGCGTGCTGGTGGTCTGTGCCGGGGTGAAGTCGATCCTCGACGTCGGTGCCACCCTCGAACGTCTCGAGACCCTCGGGGTCGGCGTCCTCGGCTACCGCACCGACCGGTTCCCGGGCTTCTACCTCGCCGACTCCGGCCACGACATCGGCTGGCGGGTCGAGTGGCCCGACGAGGTCGCGTCGATCCTGGCCGCCCGCGAGCGGGTCGCCACCTCCCACCTCGGGCTGGTGCTGGCCAACCCGATCACGCCCGACGACGAGCTCGACCGCACCCTCCACGACCGCCTGCTGGGCGAGGGCCTGGCCGCCGCTGACCGGGACGGGATCCACGGCAAGGACGTCACGCCGTACCTCCTGGACTTCTTCCACCGCGAGAGCGGTGGCGAGTCACTGCGCGCCAACGTCGCGCTGGTCCGCTCCAACGCCCGGCTGGCCGCCGAGGTGGCCGCCGCGTACGCCGCCAGCCGGCGCTCGTGA
- a CDS encoding carbohydrate kinase family protein, whose protein sequence is MTFYCLGDLMVDVVARLFGPLVEGSDSPGVISYVGGGSAANTAAWLTRVGVDSVFIGSIGDDPAGQGQLESLHALGVDVRFRVDRIRPTGTCLVLVAPTGERTMVPDPGANLSLMEHDVPTDEFRAGDHLHVSGYALLRDSRDAAVHAMQAARGAGMTISVGAASSSPLALAGPEVFLGLLPDDVLLFANEAEAAVLAGGSGAPADLARTLAVAGRRAVVTAGSSEAAWSDGDEVVALGAEPLDRPELDTTGAGDAFAAGFLAARGRDASPAVCLRDGHVLAAAACRTTGGRPS, encoded by the coding sequence GTGACGTTCTACTGCCTCGGCGACCTGATGGTCGACGTCGTCGCCCGGCTGTTCGGCCCGCTGGTCGAGGGCTCCGACAGCCCGGGGGTGATCTCGTACGTCGGCGGAGGCTCGGCCGCCAACACCGCTGCCTGGCTGACCCGGGTCGGGGTCGACTCGGTGTTCATCGGGTCGATCGGTGACGACCCCGCCGGGCAGGGACAGCTGGAGAGCCTGCACGCGCTGGGCGTGGACGTGCGCTTCCGGGTCGACCGGATCCGGCCGACCGGCACCTGCCTGGTCCTGGTCGCGCCGACGGGCGAGCGGACGATGGTGCCCGACCCGGGCGCCAACCTCTCGCTGATGGAGCACGACGTCCCGACCGACGAGTTCCGGGCCGGTGACCATCTGCACGTCTCCGGTTACGCACTGCTGCGCGACTCGCGCGACGCCGCCGTGCACGCGATGCAGGCGGCCCGTGGCGCCGGGATGACGATCTCGGTCGGGGCGGCCTCGTCCTCGCCGCTGGCCCTGGCCGGACCCGAGGTGTTTCTCGGCCTCCTGCCCGACGACGTGCTCCTCTTCGCCAACGAGGCGGAGGCGGCCGTGCTGGCGGGCGGCTCCGGAGCGCCGGCCGATCTGGCCCGCACGCTGGCCGTGGCCGGGCGGCGGGCCGTCGTCACCGCCGGCTCGAGCGAGGCCGCCTGGAGCGATGGGGACGAGGTGGTGGCGCTGGGCGCCGAGCCGCTCGACCGTCCCGAGCTCGACACGACGGGTGCCGGCGACGCCTTCGCGGCGGGCTTCCTGGCTGCCCGCGGTCGTGACGCGTCCCCGGCCGTCTGCCTGCGCGACGGCCACGTCCTGGCGGCTGCTGCGTGCCGGACCACCGGCGGCCGGCCCTCATGA
- the dapA gene encoding 4-hydroxy-tetrahydrodipicolinate synthase, which produces MTTPAPFGRMLTAMATAFTDDGAVDLDGTAAIATHLVEHGHDGVVVSGTTGESPTTSVAETGEILRAVKDAVGDRAAVVAGVGTNATGHSIELARQAEKLGADALLLVTPYYSKPSQAGVLHHFEQVVGATGTPVILYDVPGRTATQISMETYARIKSDQVVAVKDAVGDFARGVELRQLGFAVYSGDDVSNLGWLAHGAVGVISVVGHVAGRQIRSMIEDFLDGNTSAALKTYTQLLPATRAIMGVPNYGATTAKAALQLLGVLDNRNVRGPLVPLTDDEVAALRSGLDASHLL; this is translated from the coding sequence ATGACCACGCCGGCGCCCTTCGGGCGGATGCTGACGGCCATGGCCACGGCGTTCACCGACGACGGCGCGGTGGACCTCGACGGCACCGCCGCGATCGCGACCCACCTCGTCGAGCACGGCCACGACGGTGTCGTGGTGAGCGGCACGACCGGGGAGAGCCCCACGACGAGCGTCGCCGAGACCGGCGAGATCCTGCGCGCGGTCAAGGACGCTGTCGGCGACCGGGCCGCGGTGGTGGCCGGCGTCGGCACCAACGCGACCGGCCACAGCATCGAGCTCGCCCGGCAGGCCGAGAAGCTCGGCGCGGACGCGCTGCTGCTCGTCACGCCGTACTACAGCAAGCCGAGCCAGGCCGGTGTGCTCCACCACTTCGAGCAGGTCGTCGGGGCGACCGGCACGCCGGTGATCCTGTACGACGTGCCCGGGCGCACGGCCACCCAGATCAGCATGGAGACCTACGCCCGGATCAAGAGCGACCAGGTGGTGGCGGTCAAGGACGCGGTCGGCGACTTCGCCCGCGGGGTCGAGCTGCGGCAGCTCGGCTTCGCGGTCTACTCCGGTGACGACGTGTCCAACCTCGGCTGGCTGGCGCACGGTGCCGTCGGTGTGATCAGCGTGGTCGGCCACGTGGCCGGTCGACAGATCAGGTCGATGATCGAGGACTTCCTCGACGGCAACACGAGTGCCGCGCTCAAGACCTACACCCAGCTCCTGCCCGCCACCCGGGCGATCATGGGTGTCCCCAACTACGGCGCCACCACCGCGAAGGCGGCCCTCCAGCTGCTCGGTGTGCTCGACAACCGCAACGTCCGCGGGCCACTGGTGCCCCTGACCGACGACGAGGTCGCGGCACTTCGCAGCGGCCTCGACGCCTCCCACCTGCTCTGA
- a CDS encoding ribonuclease J, translating to MSHAHPELSAPAELPRGGLRIIPLGGLGEVGRNMTVFEYDGRLLIVDCGVLFPEENHPGVDLILPDFDAIRGRLDDVEALVLTHGHEDHIGATPYLLRERGNIPLVGSELTLALLDSKLKEHRLKETIHHKVKAGDTLELGPFALEFVAVNHSIPDALAVAIRTGTALVLHTGDFKMDQLPLDGRITDLRAFARLGEEGVDLFLTDSTNAEVPGFTTTEKSIGPVLDRVFNESDQRIIVACFASHVHRVQQVLDAAVAHGRKVGYVGRSMVRNMGIAQDLGYLHVPPGVMVEAKELADLPPERQVLISTGSQGEPMSALSRIAQRNHHFVHIEEGDTVILASSLIPGNENAVYKVINGLTRLGANVVHKGNANVHVSGHASAGELLYCYNIVKPRNVLPVHGEYRHMKANAALARATGVENVVIAEDGVVVDLVDGVATIAGKVDCGYVFVDGSNIGDITESDLKDRRILGEEGFVSVIIVIDSVSGKVSSGPEIHARGFAEDDKTFDAIKQPIVDAIDAAIREGVDDPYQLQQTVRRVMGRWLNRELKRRPMIIPVVIEA from the coding sequence TTGAGTCACGCGCATCCCGAGCTCTCCGCACCGGCCGAGCTGCCGAGGGGGGGCTTACGGATCATCCCGCTCGGCGGGCTCGGCGAGGTCGGGCGCAACATGACGGTCTTCGAGTACGACGGTCGGCTGCTGATCGTCGACTGCGGCGTGCTCTTCCCGGAGGAGAACCACCCCGGTGTCGACCTGATCCTCCCCGACTTCGACGCCATCCGCGGTCGTCTCGACGACGTCGAGGCGCTGGTGCTGACCCACGGGCACGAGGACCACATCGGCGCCACGCCGTACCTCCTGCGCGAGCGCGGCAACATCCCGCTGGTCGGCTCCGAGCTCACCCTCGCGCTGCTCGACTCCAAGCTCAAGGAGCACCGGCTCAAGGAGACGATCCACCACAAGGTGAAGGCCGGCGACACCCTGGAGCTCGGGCCGTTCGCCCTGGAGTTCGTGGCCGTCAACCACTCGATCCCCGATGCGCTCGCCGTCGCGATCCGGACCGGCACCGCACTGGTGCTGCACACCGGCGACTTCAAGATGGACCAGCTCCCGCTCGACGGCCGGATCACCGATCTGCGCGCCTTCGCCCGGCTCGGCGAGGAGGGTGTCGACCTCTTCCTGACCGACTCCACCAACGCCGAGGTGCCCGGGTTCACCACCACCGAGAAGTCGATCGGGCCGGTCCTCGACCGGGTCTTCAACGAGAGCGACCAGCGGATCATCGTCGCCTGCTTCGCCTCCCACGTGCACCGCGTCCAGCAGGTGCTCGACGCGGCCGTGGCGCACGGCCGCAAGGTCGGCTACGTCGGTCGGTCGATGGTGCGCAACATGGGGATCGCCCAGGACCTCGGCTACCTCCACGTCCCGCCCGGCGTGATGGTCGAGGCCAAGGAGCTCGCCGACCTGCCGCCGGAGCGGCAGGTGCTGATCTCCACCGGCAGCCAGGGCGAGCCGATGTCGGCGCTGAGCCGGATCGCCCAGCGCAACCACCACTTCGTCCACATCGAGGAGGGCGACACCGTCATCCTGGCCAGCTCGCTGATCCCGGGCAACGAGAACGCCGTCTACAAGGTGATCAACGGCCTGACCCGCCTCGGCGCGAACGTCGTGCACAAGGGGAACGCCAACGTCCACGTCTCCGGCCACGCCAGCGCCGGGGAGCTGCTCTACTGCTACAACATCGTCAAGCCGCGCAACGTGCTGCCGGTGCACGGCGAGTACCGCCACATGAAGGCCAACGCCGCACTCGCACGCGCGACCGGTGTCGAGAACGTCGTGATCGCCGAGGACGGCGTGGTCGTCGACCTGGTCGACGGCGTCGCCACCATCGCCGGCAAGGTGGACTGTGGCTACGTCTTCGTCGACGGCTCCAACATCGGCGACATCACCGAGTCCGACCTCAAGGACCGGCGGATCCTCGGGGAGGAGGGCTTCGTCTCGGTGATCATCGTGATCGACTCGGTCAGCGGCAAGGTCTCCAGCGGGCCCGAGATCCATGCCCGCGGCTTCGCCGAGGACGACAAGACGTTCGACGCGATCAAGCAGCCGATCGTCGACGCGATCGACGCCGCGATCCGCGAGGGCGTCGACGACCCCTACCAGCTCCAGCAGACCGTACGACGGGTGATGGGCCGCTGGCTCAACCGCGAGCTGAAGCGCCGTCCGATGATCATCCCGGTGGTCATCGAGGCTTGA
- a CDS encoding maleylpyruvate isomerase N-terminal domain-containing protein produces MNDSRHAYLSSLESFVAQVGSVPVAELTCPGLGDWDLRSLVGHTSRSLVTVETYLDQPAEVVEVPTAADYYLQIAATGAASGDAVVERGRVAGAALGDDPARFVRDLATRVRIKLEGYDATYALSTIAGGMLLGEYLRTRTFELVVHGLDIGRACGVRPALGEDALLDAAGLAAEVAVRSGKGPDLLVALTGRGALPTGFTVV; encoded by the coding sequence GTGAACGACAGCCGCCACGCCTACCTCTCCTCCCTGGAGTCCTTCGTCGCGCAGGTCGGCTCCGTCCCGGTCGCCGAGCTCACCTGTCCCGGGCTCGGCGACTGGGACCTCCGGTCCCTGGTCGGCCACACGTCGCGGTCGCTGGTCACCGTCGAGACCTACCTGGACCAGCCCGCCGAGGTCGTCGAGGTGCCGACCGCCGCGGACTACTACCTGCAGATCGCCGCGACCGGTGCCGCCTCCGGCGACGCCGTCGTCGAGCGTGGCCGGGTTGCGGGTGCCGCTCTCGGTGACGACCCCGCGCGCTTCGTCCGCGACCTCGCGACGCGGGTGCGCATCAAGCTCGAGGGGTACGACGCGACGTACGCGCTGTCGACCATCGCCGGAGGCATGCTGCTCGGGGAGTACCTCCGTACCCGCACCTTCGAGCTGGTCGTGCACGGCCTCGACATCGGCCGCGCGTGCGGGGTCCGGCCGGCTCTCGGCGAGGACGCTCTGCTGGACGCCGCCGGCCTGGCCGCCGAGGTCGCCGTCCGGTCCGGGAAGGGACCGGACCTGCTCGTCGCGCTCACGGGACGGGGCGCCCTGCCGACAGGCTTCACCGTCGTCTGA
- a CDS encoding arylsulfotransferase family protein produces MTALAAVTAALAATAGTNTTAAADGALPPPPVTVTTDRAGSAGGDIFVSPFGQAATYGNGAEILSPDGKHVVWFHAAPAGQEIADFRTQTYRGKPVLTFWQGTGLGGLAHGTDYIYDDHYRRIATVQAGNGQSADGHEFQITGRNTALVLSYATATADLTAIGGPAHQKVIDGIVQEIDIRTGRVLFEWNSADHVPYSESEQPLPASADTPWDWFHVNAVKTDGRNHLLIDARNTWTAYQVDRHSGAIDWKLGGKDSSFSLRAADGQVLNSAGRIFAWQHDAEAHGHHTYTVFDNEAAGAANTGTGVISELPYSRAVTIELDRRARTATLVDSADQPLDQLASSQGNTQLLGNGDLFTGWGSLPELSESSPSGEVVFDAHFPSGVNSYRAYRLPWHPAG; encoded by the coding sequence GTGACGGCCCTGGCGGCGGTCACCGCTGCACTGGCGGCCACAGCCGGCACCAACACCACCGCGGCAGCGGACGGCGCGCTGCCTCCCCCGCCGGTGACGGTCACGACGGACAGGGCCGGCTCCGCCGGTGGCGACATCTTCGTCTCGCCGTTCGGCCAGGCCGCGACCTACGGCAACGGGGCGGAGATCCTCTCCCCGGACGGGAAGCACGTGGTGTGGTTCCACGCCGCGCCCGCGGGTCAGGAGATCGCCGACTTCCGCACCCAGACCTACCGCGGGAAGCCGGTGCTGACCTTCTGGCAGGGCACCGGGCTCGGCGGCCTCGCGCACGGCACGGACTACATCTACGACGACCACTACCGCCGGATCGCAACGGTTCAGGCCGGCAACGGCCAGTCTGCCGACGGCCACGAGTTCCAGATCACCGGCCGGAACACCGCGCTGGTCCTGTCGTACGCCACGGCCACCGCCGACCTCACCGCCATCGGCGGACCGGCGCACCAGAAGGTGATCGACGGCATCGTGCAGGAGATCGACATCCGCACCGGCAGGGTGCTGTTCGAGTGGAACAGCGCCGACCACGTGCCGTACTCGGAGAGCGAGCAGCCGCTGCCGGCCAGCGCGGACACCCCGTGGGACTGGTTCCACGTGAACGCGGTGAAGACCGACGGCCGGAACCACCTGCTCATCGACGCGCGCAACACCTGGACGGCGTACCAGGTCGACCGGCACAGCGGCGCGATCGACTGGAAGCTCGGCGGGAAGGACAGCTCCTTCTCCCTGCGAGCCGCAGACGGACAGGTGCTCAACAGCGCCGGCCGGATCTTCGCCTGGCAGCACGACGCCGAGGCGCACGGCCACCACACCTACACGGTCTTCGACAACGAGGCAGCGGGCGCGGCCAACACCGGCACCGGGGTGATCTCCGAGCTGCCGTACAGCCGCGCGGTCACGATCGAGCTCGACCGTCGGGCGCGCACCGCCACGCTGGTCGACTCCGCGGACCAGCCGTTGGACCAGCTGGCATCGTCCCAGGGCAACACCCAGCTGCTCGGCAACGGCGACCTGTTCACCGGCTGGGGCTCGCTGCCCGAGCTCTCCGAGTCGAGCCCGAGCGGCGAGGTCGTCTTCGACGCCCACTTCCCCTCCGGCGTGAACTCCTACCGCGCCTACCGGCTGCCCTGGCACCCGGCCGGCTGA
- a CDS encoding lysoplasmalogenase: protein MTVSLVWILPAAFALTDWYAVSRGDRRTEVWAKPATLVALILTAVALGATDSAAGRWLLVGLACGLAGDVFLLDKGDTRFRLGLAAFLVGHLAFVVSFIQLRLDPQGWNYASLLVLGGCLLATRQVAASTYLRGGLALAAPVGLYTVVIGAMVIYAFTTGQALIAVGASVFALSDTVLARDRFVRPWDGAQLVVMVTYHVGQALIVLGVLAAA, encoded by the coding sequence ATGACCGTCTCGCTCGTGTGGATCCTGCCTGCGGCCTTCGCCCTCACCGACTGGTACGCCGTCTCGCGCGGTGACCGCCGTACCGAGGTCTGGGCCAAGCCGGCCACGCTCGTGGCGCTGATCCTCACCGCCGTCGCGCTCGGGGCGACCGACTCGGCCGCCGGGCGTTGGCTGCTCGTCGGGCTGGCGTGCGGGCTGGCCGGTGACGTGTTCCTCCTCGACAAGGGCGACACCCGCTTCCGGCTCGGGCTGGCCGCGTTCCTGGTCGGGCACCTGGCCTTCGTCGTCTCGTTCATCCAGCTGCGGCTCGACCCCCAGGGCTGGAACTACGCCTCCCTGCTGGTCCTCGGGGGCTGTCTGCTGGCCACCCGGCAGGTCGCGGCGTCGACCTACCTGCGCGGTGGCCTGGCCCTGGCGGCTCCGGTCGGGCTCTACACCGTCGTGATCGGCGCGATGGTGATCTACGCCTTCACCACCGGTCAGGCGTTGATCGCCGTCGGGGCGTCGGTCTTCGCGCTCAGCGACACGGTGCTCGCTCGCGACCGGTTCGTACGCCCCTGGGACGGCGCGCAGCTCGTGGTGATGGTGACCTACCACGTCGGCCAGGCGCTGATCGTGCTCGGCGTGCTCGCGGCCGCCTGA
- a CDS encoding mycothiol transferase, producing MNVDDLLNDSLDRVHALVPGILEGLSEDDLAWRPDPEANTIAWLVWHLTRIEDDHVCDASGQEQAWTADGWAERFGLPFAEHEHGYGHTPVEVGQVRVAGDLLAGYLAAVGERTHAWLATLEPDDLDRIVDDRWDPPVSLGVRLVSVVNEVNQHVGQAAYLRGLLDRR from the coding sequence ATGAACGTCGACGACCTGCTCAACGACTCCCTGGACCGCGTCCACGCCCTCGTCCCGGGCATCCTGGAGGGGCTCTCGGAGGACGACCTCGCCTGGCGTCCCGACCCCGAGGCCAACACCATCGCGTGGCTGGTCTGGCACCTGACCCGGATCGAGGACGACCACGTCTGCGACGCCTCCGGCCAGGAGCAGGCCTGGACCGCTGACGGCTGGGCCGAGCGGTTCGGGCTCCCGTTCGCCGAGCACGAGCACGGCTACGGGCACACGCCCGTAGAGGTGGGTCAGGTGCGGGTGGCCGGCGACCTGCTCGCCGGCTATCTCGCCGCGGTGGGGGAGCGGACCCACGCCTGGCTCGCCACGCTCGAGCCCGACGACCTCGACCGGATCGTCGACGACCGCTGGGACCCCCCGGTCTCCTTGGGCGTGCGACTGGTCAGCGTGGTCAACGAGGTGAACCAGCACGTCGGGCAGGCCGCCTACCTCCGCGGGCTGCTCGACCGCCGCTGA